The Abyssicoccus albus genome includes a region encoding these proteins:
- the serS gene encoding serine--tRNA ligase, giving the protein MLDVKLLREQEQLLKDKLKARQMDPSVVDQLREDDSYRRELIQQTETLKAERNKVSGQIAELKRNKENADDAIQAMREVGDKIKEIDEQLNTLNEKFNETWAGLPNLVHDDIPHGESEDDNVEIRKHGEVRSFDFDPKAHWDIIDDLGMADFERAAKVSGARFVFLTKDGARLERALMNFMLDVHTGEHGYEEMVTPQLVNPDSMYGTGQLPKFEEDLFKINKEELYTIPTAEVPLTNFYRNEVLSSDQLPTKFTAQTACFRSEAGSAGRDTRGLIRLHQFNKVEMVRIEHPDQSMDALEEMTTHAEKILQLLKLPYRVIELCDADIGFGAAKTYDIEVWLPSYDAYKEISSCSNMTDFQSRRSNMRFKATHDAKPEFVHTLNGSGLAVGRTFAAIVENYQNEDGSITIPDALVPYMNNKTYIEK; this is encoded by the coding sequence ATGTTAGATGTTAAATTATTACGTGAACAAGAACAGTTACTAAAAGACAAATTAAAAGCTCGACAAATGGATCCATCTGTTGTTGATCAATTAAGAGAAGATGATAGTTATCGTCGTGAACTCATTCAACAAACAGAAACATTGAAAGCTGAGCGTAATAAAGTATCTGGTCAGATTGCAGAATTGAAACGTAATAAAGAAAATGCAGATGATGCAATTCAAGCAATGCGTGAAGTCGGAGACAAAATTAAAGAGATTGATGAGCAGTTAAATACTTTAAATGAAAAATTTAACGAAACATGGGCAGGTCTACCAAACTTAGTTCATGACGATATACCACACGGCGAATCAGAAGATGATAATGTTGAAATTAGAAAGCATGGTGAAGTGAGATCATTTGATTTTGATCCGAAAGCACATTGGGATATTATCGATGATTTGGGTATGGCTGATTTTGAACGAGCGGCTAAAGTGAGTGGTGCACGATTTGTCTTCCTAACGAAAGACGGTGCACGTTTAGAACGTGCACTAATGAACTTCATGTTAGATGTGCATACAGGAGAGCACGGTTATGAAGAAATGGTCACACCTCAGCTTGTGAACCCTGATAGTATGTATGGTACTGGACAATTACCTAAGTTCGAAGAAGATTTATTCAAAATTAACAAAGAAGAACTATATACTATTCCGACGGCTGAAGTGCCACTCACTAACTTTTATCGTAATGAAGTATTATCATCTGATCAACTTCCTACTAAATTTACTGCTCAAACAGCATGCTTTAGAAGTGAAGCAGGATCTGCTGGACGTGATACACGAGGTTTGATTCGATTACATCAATTTAATAAGGTGGAGATGGTTCGTATTGAGCATCCTGATCAATCAATGGACGCATTAGAAGAAATGACAACTCATGCTGAAAAAATTCTTCAATTATTGAAATTACCTTATAGAGTCATTGAACTATGTGATGCAGATATTGGATTTGGTGCAGCTAAGACGTATGATATAGAAGTATGGTTACCAAGTTATGATGCATATAAAGAAATTAGTTCATGTTCTAATATGACAGATTTTCAAAGTAGACGATCTAATATGCGCTTTAAAGCAACGCATGATGCAAAACCTGAATTTGTTCATACGCTGAATGGTTCAGGACTTGCAGTCGGTCGAACATTTGCGGCAATCGTTGAAAACTATCAAAACGAAGATGGCTCTATTACGATACCGGACGCATTAGTTCCTTATATGAACAATAAGACGTATATCGAAAAATAA
- a CDS encoding DUF2232 domain-containing protein has translation MKTSALDHIKFIGAVTFFILLIMFVPIISFLFIPIMVGIGLMYINRNVISYYYTSMMLFIILYLFFSPYVFIIFAATMFSILFIHRLIQKRESFEKITLASGSLFGAYVLMFILILQGFKEIPLFDQLFETLHHSYYDALEQYEKMGMAIPDAVVDVQLDAINMLYVSIPSYIIFGGIILFWISNMIGFVIAKKHGVIVPKMKPIWAWNFSKSLAYIYLVLMLMNIMNEDHQGSFYSVVTNSINMVEWFMIVQGITVIVFFFAYKKIPHIITGIVVVIALLFNPITMLIGLIDLLFKLKEMIVKSKR, from the coding sequence GTGAAAACAAGTGCATTAGACCATATTAAATTTATAGGAGCAGTTACATTTTTTATATTATTAATTATGTTTGTTCCAATCATTTCATTTTTATTCATACCGATTATGGTTGGTATCGGGTTAATGTATATTAATAGAAATGTCATTAGCTATTATTATACTTCTATGATGCTATTTATTATTTTATACTTATTTTTTAGTCCATATGTCTTTATTATATTTGCTGCAACGATGTTTAGTATATTATTTATTCATCGATTGATTCAAAAGAGAGAATCATTTGAAAAAATTACACTTGCATCAGGTAGCTTATTTGGTGCATATGTTCTTATGTTTATTTTAATTTTGCAAGGGTTTAAAGAAATCCCTCTATTTGATCAGTTATTTGAAACATTACATCATTCATATTATGATGCGTTAGAGCAATATGAAAAGATGGGTATGGCAATCCCAGATGCAGTGGTTGATGTTCAATTAGACGCAATCAATATGTTATATGTTAGTATACCGAGTTACATTATTTTTGGTGGTATTATACTGTTTTGGATTTCTAATATGATTGGTTTTGTCATTGCAAAGAAACACGGAGTGATTGTACCGAAGATGAAGCCAATATGGGCATGGAATTTCTCTAAATCTTTAGCGTATATCTATTTAGTTCTAATGCTAATGAATATCATGAATGAAGATCATCAAGGAAGTTTCTATAGTGTAGTCACTAATAGTATCAATATGGTAGAATGGTTTATGATAGTTCAAGGGATTACAGTCATTGTATTCTTTTTCGCCTATAAGAAAATTCCACATATTATTACCGGGATAGTCGTAGTGATCGCGTTACTGTTTAACCCAATTACTATGTTAATCGGTTTAATTGACTTGTTATTTAAGCTAAAAGAAATGATTGTCAAATCTAAGAGGTGA
- the gyrB gene encoding DNA topoisomerase (ATP-hydrolyzing) subunit B, with amino-acid sequence MTEKNNQEYGASQIQVLEGLEAVRKRPGMYIGSTASKGLHHLVWEIVDNSIDEALAGYCDEIHITIDQDNWIEVSDNGRGIPVDMQEKMGRPAVEVILTVLHAGGKFGGGGYKVSGGLHGVGSSVVNALSEDLEVYVKRDGKVHHQAYKRGVPQFDLKVIDTTEETGTMIRFKADETIFTETSDYEYDTLKKRSKELAFLNKGITIHLLDKRTEEEQSDTYYFEGGIKSFVEQLNETKEAIHDEVIYCHDDKDDIEVEIALQYNDGFNSNLLTYANNIHTYEGGTHEEGFKRSLTRVINNYATQQNILKSGDDRLSGEDVREGMTAIVSIKHPDPQFEGQTKTKLGNSEVRAITDTLFSNLFETFLMENPTIAKIIVDKGIMAQRARMAAKKAREVTRRKSALEVTSLPGKLADCSSKDPTESELFIVEGNSAGGSAKLGRDSRIQAILPLRGKILNVEKARLDKILNNNEIRSMITGLGTGIGDEFDISKARYHKVVIMTDADVDGAHIRTLLLTFFYRFMRPLIEAGYVYIAQPPLYKVEVGKKSEYVFDDRALQSMLDSMKENTKYQLSRFKGLGEMKADQLWDTTMNPDSRTLLQVTLDDAIEADQTFEMLMGDVVENRRKFIEDNAQYVENLDV; translated from the coding sequence ATGACTGAAAAGAATAATCAAGAATATGGTGCGAGTCAAATACAAGTATTAGAAGGCCTTGAAGCGGTCCGTAAAAGACCAGGAATGTATATTGGATCTACAGCGAGTAAAGGATTACACCATCTCGTATGGGAAATTGTAGACAATAGTATTGATGAAGCACTTGCTGGTTATTGTGATGAAATACATATTACAATCGATCAAGATAATTGGATAGAAGTAAGTGATAATGGACGTGGTATCCCAGTTGATATGCAAGAGAAGATGGGAAGACCTGCTGTAGAAGTAATCCTTACAGTCCTGCATGCCGGAGGAAAATTCGGTGGCGGAGGATACAAAGTGTCAGGTGGTCTACATGGTGTAGGTTCATCAGTTGTAAATGCTTTAAGTGAAGATTTAGAAGTATACGTTAAACGTGACGGAAAAGTACACCACCAAGCGTATAAACGAGGTGTTCCTCAATTTGACTTGAAAGTTATTGATACAACAGAAGAAACAGGCACAATGATTCGCTTTAAAGCAGATGAGACGATTTTCACTGAGACAAGTGATTATGAATACGATACTTTGAAGAAAAGAAGTAAAGAGTTAGCATTTTTAAATAAAGGGATTACGATTCATCTATTAGATAAAAGAACTGAAGAAGAACAATCTGATACGTATTACTTTGAAGGTGGTATTAAATCGTTCGTCGAACAATTAAACGAGACAAAAGAAGCAATTCATGATGAAGTAATTTATTGTCATGACGACAAAGATGACATCGAAGTTGAAATTGCACTACAATATAACGATGGATTTAATTCAAACCTACTGACGTATGCAAATAACATTCACACATATGAAGGTGGAACGCATGAAGAAGGTTTCAAACGGTCATTAACTCGTGTGATTAATAATTATGCAACGCAGCAAAATATTTTGAAATCAGGTGATGATCGATTATCAGGTGAAGATGTAAGAGAAGGTATGACTGCAATTGTGTCAATCAAACATCCAGATCCTCAGTTTGAGGGACAAACGAAGACTAAACTTGGTAACTCTGAAGTTCGAGCAATTACTGATACACTATTTTCAAATTTATTTGAAACATTTCTAATGGAAAATCCAACCATCGCAAAGATTATTGTTGATAAAGGGATTATGGCTCAACGTGCAAGAATGGCTGCTAAAAAAGCACGTGAGGTGACACGTCGTAAATCAGCATTAGAAGTGACAAGTTTGCCCGGGAAATTAGCAGATTGTTCGTCTAAAGATCCTACTGAATCAGAATTATTTATCGTTGAGGGTAACTCAGCGGGCGGTAGTGCAAAATTAGGTCGAGATAGCCGAATTCAAGCGATTCTACCTTTACGTGGTAAAATCTTAAACGTTGAAAAAGCTAGGCTTGATAAAATTTTAAATAACAATGAAATCCGTTCAATGATTACAGGGCTTGGTACCGGAATTGGTGATGAGTTCGATATTTCAAAAGCTAGATATCATAAAGTCGTTATCATGACCGATGCTGATGTTGATGGAGCACATATAAGAACGTTATTACTGACGTTCTTCTACCGATTTATGAGACCTTTAATTGAAGCGGGATATGTTTATATCGCTCAACCACCACTATACAAAGTAGAAGTTGGTAAAAAAAGTGAATATGTATTCGATGATCGAGCTTTACAATCAATGCTTGACAGTATGAAAGAGAATACGAAGTATCAATTGTCACGATTTAAAGGTTTAGGTGAGATGAAGGCTGATCAACTATGGGATACGACAATGAATCCAGACTCAAGAACATTGTTACAAGTGACGTTAGATGATGCGATAGAGGCAGACCAAACCTTTGAAATGTTAATGGGAGACGTTGTAGAAAATCGACGTAAATTCATTGAAGACAACGCACAGTATGTAGAGAATCTAGACGTATAA
- a CDS encoding DHH family phosphoesterase has product MNPIYSKKVLTVPFIVLSIFILFLCGYIVSKHFYYGLIILIVGILLILTLAFVMFKQLQSNEQAIQHIHTKVEEHHNYAISHLPFGLILLSKDQKIYWMNDFMKSYLNEEYLNHDINEVFTNINSKLKLSEDRRVDVNYGEHNFEIIQSTDEFALYIFDRTNEFNLSEQLEHHMPIIGTLFLDNYDDVTHNMSDSERSQLNSRVTNEINRWASENNTYVKRFSNDRFLLVLNALRLKDIEHVKFNILDIIREQTTWNNQVTLSIGIGEGTTDLVRLGELSQSALDLALGRGGDQVAIKNDNGNIRFYGGKTDPMEKRTRVKARVVSHALRDILLEGDNVLIMGHKGPDMDAIGAAIGVSRIARLNDLDSYIVLNDEDIDATLSRVMEEINEKEELSSQFITSDRASQLINDRTTLVIVDTHKPDMVIDPKLLKKAKRKVVIDHHRRGEEFIDNPLLVYMEPYASSTAELVTELFEYQPKDKKISRLEATVMLAGIIVDTRNFTLRTGSRTFDAASYLRSHGADTILCQEFLKDDLKTYMRRSEIIQTVDVHDNGAAIAHGDVEEIYHPVTVAQAADELLSIDGVKASFVVAKRSNNVVGISARSLGDVNVQLIMEDLGGGGHLSNAATQMKDVTVEEAIESLQEVVLKHLEGEEEE; this is encoded by the coding sequence ATGAACCCAATTTATTCTAAGAAAGTCCTAACGGTTCCGTTTATCGTCTTGAGTATATTCATATTGTTTTTATGTGGGTATATCGTATCGAAGCATTTTTATTACGGACTCATTATTTTAATCGTTGGAATATTGCTTATTTTGACTTTAGCGTTTGTCATGTTTAAGCAATTGCAAAGCAATGAGCAAGCGATACAGCATATTCATACTAAAGTTGAAGAGCATCATAACTATGCCATTAGCCATTTACCGTTTGGATTAATACTTTTATCAAAAGATCAGAAAATTTATTGGATGAATGATTTTATGAAATCATATTTGAATGAAGAATACTTAAATCATGATATTAATGAAGTCTTCACAAATATTAATTCAAAATTAAAACTATCAGAAGACCGTAGAGTAGATGTTAATTACGGTGAGCACAATTTTGAAATTATACAATCAACGGATGAATTCGCGTTATATATATTTGATCGTACGAATGAATTTAATTTAAGTGAGCAATTAGAACATCATATGCCGATCATCGGGACGTTGTTTTTGGATAACTACGATGATGTCACACACAATATGAGTGATTCAGAGCGGTCACAGTTGAATAGTCGCGTGACGAATGAAATCAATCGATGGGCGAGTGAGAATAATACGTATGTAAAGCGATTTTCTAATGATCGTTTCTTACTTGTATTAAATGCACTCAGATTAAAAGATATTGAACATGTAAAATTTAATATTTTAGATATTATTCGAGAGCAGACGACTTGGAATAACCAAGTGACATTATCCATCGGAATTGGTGAAGGAACGACAGACTTGGTTCGATTAGGAGAACTTAGTCAATCAGCACTTGATTTGGCACTTGGTCGAGGTGGTGACCAAGTTGCGATCAAAAATGATAACGGTAATATTAGATTCTATGGGGGTAAGACAGACCCAATGGAGAAGCGAACGCGTGTCAAAGCTCGAGTCGTATCTCACGCATTACGAGATATATTGCTTGAAGGAGATAACGTGTTAATTATGGGACATAAAGGCCCTGATATGGATGCGATTGGTGCAGCGATTGGTGTTAGCAGAATCGCAAGGTTGAATGATTTAGATTCGTATATCGTATTAAATGATGAAGATATTGATGCGACATTATCTCGGGTTATGGAGGAGATTAATGAAAAAGAAGAGTTAAGCTCACAATTTATTACGAGTGATAGAGCGAGCCAGCTCATCAATGATCGTACAACATTAGTCATCGTCGATACGCATAAACCTGACATGGTGATAGATCCGAAATTGTTGAAAAAAGCGAAGCGTAAAGTAGTCATTGATCATCATAGACGTGGTGAAGAGTTTATTGACAATCCATTGCTCGTATATATGGAGCCTTATGCAAGTTCGACTGCAGAACTTGTCACTGAATTGTTTGAGTATCAACCGAAAGATAAGAAAATTTCACGTCTCGAAGCGACAGTAATGCTTGCCGGTATTATCGTTGATACGCGTAACTTTACGTTAAGAACGGGATCTAGAACATTCGATGCAGCAAGTTATTTAAGAAGTCATGGGGCAGATACGATATTATGTCAAGAATTCTTAAAAGATGACTTAAAAACTTATATGAGACGTTCAGAAATTATACAAACCGTTGATGTTCATGATAATGGTGCAGCGATTGCACATGGTGACGTAGAAGAAATATACCATCCTGTAACAGTCGCACAAGCTGCAGATGAATTGTTAAGCATCGATGGTGTCAAAGCATCATTTGTTGTGGCTAAACGAAGTAACAATGTAGTCGGTATATCAGCAAGATCTTTGGGTGATGTGAACGTTCAATTGATCATGGAAGATTTAGGTGGTGGCGGACATTTAAGCAATGCTGCTACACAGATGAAAGATGTAACGGTTGAAGAAGCTATCGAATCACTTCAAGAAGTTGTTTTGAAACATTTAGAAGGAGAGGAAGAAGAATGA
- the rplI gene encoding 50S ribosomal protein L9, with amino-acid sequence MKVIFTEDVKGKGKKDEVKDVPVGYAQNFLLKFNKAVEATPHNLKMLEKKQQKKEENLQQELDDAKALKEKLEAIEVEIAHKVGQDGRIFGSVSSKQIADGLKSQHDIKLDKRKIELDEPIKALGYRNVDVKLHKDVKATLKVHTVEE; translated from the coding sequence ATGAAAGTAATATTTACAGAAGATGTGAAAGGTAAAGGTAAGAAAGATGAAGTTAAAGATGTCCCTGTAGGATATGCTCAAAACTTCTTATTGAAGTTTAATAAAGCTGTTGAAGCAACACCGCATAACCTTAAGATGTTAGAGAAAAAACAACAGAAAAAAGAAGAAAATTTACAACAAGAACTAGACGATGCGAAAGCATTGAAAGAGAAGTTAGAAGCAATTGAAGTAGAAATTGCGCATAAAGTAGGTCAAGATGGACGAATCTTTGGTTCTGTATCATCAAAACAAATTGCAGATGGGTTGAAATCACAACATGATATTAAACTTGATAAGCGTAAAATTGAACTTGATGAACCAATTAAAGCGTTAGGTTATCGTAACGTTGACGTTAAGCTTCATAAAGATGTGAAGGCGACATTAAAAGTACACACTGTTGAAGAATAA
- the dnaB gene encoding replicative DNA helicase — MFEQNQHIPFSIDAEKSVLGAILIDPEHGLQRAQNLLPQDFYYQNHQHIFESMLKLYDKNEQVDTTTLVNALTKEGVLQDIGGPLYIAELAQFVPTSRNIDYYIEIVENYSLKRQLIYAAQDIARDGMNEEIDLDDLLSEAEKMISSIGQGRGSEGFKDINSVMHEVYEMIEQRTRSNGETTGIPSGYASLDRMTSGFGKNDLIILAARPSVGKTAFALNIAQNIALNKQDDYSVAVFSLEMGADQLATRMVCSVANLDSNKLRTGQFDQSDWDRFIFAIGELGKSKMFIDDTPGIKINDIRAKSRALKQEHGLDMIIIDYLQLIQGSGLRKGENRQQEVSEISRTLKEIARELEVPVIALSQLSRGVEQRQDKRPMLSDIRESGSIEQDADIVAFLYRDDYYQREAEDEDGNVSQNDQEDNGIVEVILAKHRNGPTGTVPLIFVKKHNKFNSIDERYAEQYMG, encoded by the coding sequence ATGTTTGAGCAAAATCAACATATCCCGTTTAGTATAGATGCTGAGAAATCTGTTTTAGGTGCGATATTAATTGATCCTGAACATGGTTTGCAACGTGCTCAAAACTTATTGCCTCAAGATTTTTATTATCAAAACCATCAACATATTTTCGAATCGATGCTTAAGCTTTATGATAAAAATGAACAAGTTGATACGACAACATTAGTTAACGCTTTAACGAAAGAAGGTGTCTTGCAAGACATAGGAGGCCCTTTATACATCGCTGAATTAGCACAGTTCGTACCAACGAGTCGTAATATTGATTACTATATAGAGATTGTAGAAAATTATAGTTTGAAGCGACAATTAATTTATGCCGCGCAAGATATAGCACGCGATGGAATGAATGAAGAGATTGATTTAGACGATTTGTTATCAGAAGCTGAAAAAATGATTTCATCCATTGGCCAAGGACGTGGCAGTGAAGGATTTAAAGACATTAATTCAGTGATGCATGAAGTGTATGAAATGATCGAACAACGTACACGTTCGAATGGTGAGACAACTGGAATTCCGAGTGGTTACGCATCCCTTGATCGAATGACATCAGGATTTGGTAAGAATGACCTTATTATTTTGGCGGCTAGACCATCTGTCGGAAAGACAGCTTTCGCATTAAATATCGCTCAAAATATTGCCTTGAATAAGCAAGATGATTATAGTGTTGCAGTGTTTTCATTAGAGATGGGAGCAGATCAACTTGCAACCCGTATGGTGTGTTCAGTCGCAAACTTAGATTCTAATAAGCTACGAACAGGGCAATTTGATCAAAGTGACTGGGATCGATTTATCTTTGCAATTGGTGAATTAGGAAAGTCAAAGATGTTTATCGATGATACACCAGGTATTAAAATCAATGATATTCGTGCCAAAAGTCGTGCGTTAAAGCAAGAGCATGGCCTAGACATGATTATTATTGATTATTTACAGCTCATTCAAGGCTCTGGCCTTAGAAAAGGTGAGAACAGACAACAAGAAGTATCTGAAATATCTAGAACATTGAAAGAAATTGCAAGAGAGCTTGAAGTGCCCGTCATTGCATTGTCACAGTTATCACGTGGTGTTGAACAACGTCAAGATAAACGACCTATGTTGAGCGATATTCGAGAATCAGGAAGTATCGAACAAGATGCGGATATCGTTGCATTCTTATATCGTGATGATTATTATCAACGTGAAGCAGAGGATGAAGATGGTAATGTAAGTCAGAATGATCAAGAAGACAACGGTATCGTTGAAGTTATTTTAGCAAAGCACCGTAATGGACCGACGGGTACGGTACCATTAATCTTTGTTAAAAAACATAATAAATTTAATTCAATCGATGAGCGATATGCCGAACAATATATGGGTTAA
- the alsS gene encoding acetolactate synthase AlsS has product MSKTGGDLFVDTLINHGVTHVFGVPGAKIDKAFDVLEERGPEVVVTRHEQNATFIAQGIGRITGKPGVVLVTSGPGITNLATGLVTANSESDPVVAIGGNVKQEDSLKRTHQSLDNAGLMSHITKHSVEVQSPNSISEAVTNAFRASVEGRKGAAFVSIPQDIISSTNLDVDALTVKEPPILGPAPSYEIDTLAQKVKNAKLPVFLLGMRASSEQNTEAIRKFMTNNPIPVVETFQGSGIISRELEEHFYGRIGLFRNQPGDELLKHSDLIITVGYDPIEYDPVIWNKENDKNIIHIDEVQSDIDNHYSPMTELIGNTALTIQRLDEKLDVGDVEIDNDGKALLSRITQLIHDKYELPADILESERVNPKHIIKTVQELIDDETTVTVDVGSLYIYMARYFRSYSPRHLLFSNGMQTLGVALPWAIAASVVRPGKKVVSMAGDGGFLFSGQELETAVRLKAPIVQLIWNDGYYDMVKFQQVDKYGKNAAVELGPVDFVKYAESMGAKGYRVNHSKELEDVLKKALNEEGPVVVDIPVDYSNNAELMADLLPDSTN; this is encoded by the coding sequence ATGAGTAAAACTGGTGGAGATTTATTTGTAGATACGCTAATAAATCACGGGGTTACACATGTATTCGGTGTACCCGGAGCGAAAATAGACAAAGCATTTGATGTTTTAGAAGAAAGAGGTCCGGAAGTAGTCGTGACACGACATGAACAAAATGCGACGTTCATTGCACAAGGTATTGGACGAATTACTGGAAAACCGGGTGTTGTGCTTGTTACAAGTGGACCTGGGATAACGAACTTAGCAACTGGACTTGTTACAGCTAATTCAGAAAGTGATCCCGTTGTTGCGATTGGTGGTAATGTGAAACAAGAAGATAGTCTTAAGAGAACGCATCAATCATTAGATAATGCAGGGTTGATGAGTCACATTACGAAGCATTCTGTTGAAGTTCAATCACCAAACAGCATATCTGAAGCAGTAACGAATGCATTTCGGGCAAGTGTTGAAGGCCGTAAAGGAGCAGCTTTTGTCAGTATTCCTCAAGATATTATCTCATCAACTAATCTTGATGTTGATGCATTGACAGTTAAAGAACCACCTATTCTTGGTCCAGCTCCATCTTATGAAATTGATACATTGGCCCAAAAAGTGAAAAATGCTAAGTTGCCAGTATTCTTACTTGGGATGAGGGCTTCTTCTGAACAAAATACAGAAGCAATTCGAAAGTTTATGACAAATAATCCTATCCCCGTCGTTGAAACTTTCCAAGGATCAGGGATTATTTCACGTGAACTTGAAGAACACTTTTACGGTCGTATCGGGTTATTTAGAAATCAACCAGGAGACGAATTATTAAAGCATTCAGACTTAATAATTACGGTTGGATATGACCCGATAGAATATGATCCAGTTATTTGGAATAAAGAAAATGATAAAAACATTATTCATATCGATGAAGTACAAAGTGATATAGATAATCATTATTCACCAATGACTGAACTTATTGGAAATACCGCTTTAACGATTCAACGCTTAGATGAGAAGCTCGATGTTGGAGATGTTGAAATCGATAATGATGGTAAAGCATTATTATCTCGTATTACTCAGCTCATACATGATAAGTATGAGTTACCAGCTGATATTTTAGAGTCAGAGCGCGTTAACCCTAAACATATAATAAAGACAGTACAAGAACTAATTGATGATGAAACAACAGTTACAGTTGATGTGGGTTCGCTATATATTTATATGGCACGTTACTTTAGAAGTTATTCCCCACGACATCTACTATTTTCAAATGGTATGCAAACACTGGGTGTTGCGCTACCGTGGGCAATTGCAGCTTCTGTAGTAAGACCTGGTAAAAAAGTTGTCTCAATGGCTGGTGATGGTGGATTTCTATTCTCTGGTCAAGAGTTAGAGACTGCTGTCAGACTAAAAGCACCAATCGTACAGCTAATATGGAATGATGGTTATTATGATATGGTTAAATTCCAACAAGTTGATAAGTATGGTAAAAATGCAGCTGTTGAATTGGGTCCAGTGGACTTTGTAAAATATGCCGAGTCAATGGGCGCTAAAGGATATAGAGTAAATCATTCAAAAGAGTTAGAAGATGTATTGAAGAAAGCATTAAATGAAGAAGGTCCTGTAGTGGTTGATATTCCAGTAGATTATAGTAATAATGCTGAATTGATGGCTGATTTATTACCTGACTCTACAAATTAG
- the budA gene encoding acetolactate decarboxylase yields the protein MNKVTQFSTMGALVGGRFEGAFPIKNIIESGDHGIGTLEGLNGELIILEGKPYVIESTGLVREVSEDEMSPYASVMDFQPTKTFNLKGSYNKSQLDEIMTKEINGENHFHGAKITGKFKVINARSAKKQQQPYPKLVDAVKEQGYFDFESTEGTLFGFYTPHFIQGIGVGGYHVHFLSHDLKKGGHVFDYEIEDVKVELALQQDFLMKMPNTDEYFSTDLNDPEMLQDIEASE from the coding sequence ATGAATAAGGTTACACAATTTTCTACAATGGGAGCACTCGTAGGAGGTCGTTTTGAAGGTGCATTCCCGATAAAAAACATTATTGAATCTGGTGATCATGGTATAGGTACATTGGAAGGTTTGAATGGTGAACTTATAATATTGGAAGGTAAACCATATGTAATTGAAAGTACAGGGTTAGTCCGAGAAGTTTCAGAAGATGAGATGTCACCTTATGCAAGCGTCATGGATTTCCAACCAACTAAAACTTTTAATTTAAAAGGTAGTTACAATAAATCTCAATTAGATGAAATAATGACTAAGGAAATTAATGGGGAGAACCATTTCCATGGTGCGAAAATTACTGGTAAGTTTAAAGTCATTAATGCAAGATCTGCAAAGAAACAACAACAACCGTATCCTAAATTAGTCGATGCGGTTAAAGAGCAAGGATATTTTGATTTTGAATCAACTGAAGGGACATTATTTGGATTTTATACACCTCATTTCATACAAGGTATTGGTGTAGGAGGATACCATGTACATTTCTTGAGCCATGATTTAAAAAAAGGTGGCCATGTATTTGATTATGAAATTGAAGATGTTAAAGTTGAGTTAGCTTTACAACAAGACTTTCTGATGAAAATGCCAAATACAGATGAGTATTTCTCAACGGATTTAAATGATCCAGAAATGTTGCAAGATATTGAAGCGAGTGAATAA